Below is a genomic region from Acidobacteriota bacterium.
CCGGCGGAAAAAGCCGGCATCAAAGCGGGCGATGTGATTGTCAAAATGGCCGGACGGGATGTGAAAAACGTGTATGACTACACGTACGTTTTGCAGGAACTCAAACCCGACCAGGAAGTTGAAGTTGTGGTCCTGCGCGGTACCGAACGCGTCACCCTGAAATTAACACCAGGAAAACGATAATCCCGAGTCAGTACCACCCGCGTCAGTGGGTGGGAGAAGTCGAACCCACCCGCTCACGCAGGTGGTACTGACCAGAGTTAATATGGAAACCGTTGAAGCTATTCTCAAGGAACTCGAACAAAAATACCCGAATGCCAAATATGAACTGGATTGGGAGACGCCGTTGCAGTTGCTGGTGGCGACGATTCTGGCGGCTCAATGTACTGACGAACGGGTCAACCGGGTGACCAAATCATTGTTTCCGAAATATCCAGATGCCAGAGCCTATGCTGAGGCTGATCTTTCAGAACTGGAAGAAGACGTCAAACCGACGGGCTTCTATAAAAACAAAGCCAAAACGGTTCAAAATGTCTGTCAAGCACTGGTCAACCGCTTTGATGGCGAAGTCCCGAAAACCATCCAGGAACTTATCACCCTGCCCGGTGTTGCCCGAAAAACCGCCAATGTAGTGCTTAACACAGCCTTTAATATTGCCTCCGGTGTGATTGTTGATACCCACGTGGCACGTGTCACCCAGCGGCTTGGATTGACCAGAACCGACAAG
It encodes:
- the nth gene encoding endonuclease III, whose amino-acid sequence is METVEAILKELEQKYPNAKYELDWETPLQLLVATILAAQCTDERVNRVTKSLFPKYPDARAYAEADLSELEEDVKPTGFYKNKAKTVQNVCQALVNRFDGEVPKTIQELITLPGVARKTANVVLNTAFNIASGVIVDTHVARVTQRLGLTRTDKPEQIEVDLMRLVPQEKWTFWGPAMVLHGRYTCTAKKPKCEECILESVCQKIGV